The genome window AACGGCTGCGAACGAGATTTGTCTGTTCAAGTTTCCGAAGATGCCATGCAGCATTACTTGGTTTTAACGAAAGTTCGCGGGCAATCTCACGAAGATGAGAACCAGGATATTCATCAATATACTGATACAAATTTTTTCGAATCTCAGTATCAAGAACATTCTCTGGCGTGACATACTTTACCCCGCCATAAAAAAATAAAAAACCAAGAATAACTGCAATAACCGTAATAATTACTGCACCAGTTACGAGGAGACTGCTTCCTTCATCCGGTCTGAAGAAACTAGCGGCATTAACACTATTTCCAACAGAAATGAAAACAAAAAATAGCATTAACAGTACAGCTACTTTATTTCTTTGGTGCATCATCAAACCCATCCTTTTTGTTTGCATCCCTAATAATCAGGATAACATATAAGGGGTTAAAAAAGTTTACTTATGCGTAAAAAAACCAATGATCCGAGTATTTTGTTTTTCGATTCTGACAAAACCAAATCGTTCAAACTGAACAATGTCCCCAGTATTCAACAGTGCAACCATCGGCTCAGCATATCCAGATATTGTCGTCAAACTCTGAGGATTAAACTGATCGTTAACCAAAAGAGGACCAGGAATCTGAACAGTTATTTCAACATGCTCTGATGTTGTCCATTGAATCTTCGACGTCTCAGCAATCACTTCATCACCGGCATATGAACCAACAATACCGGTATCACTTTGCTTCTCAATACGAACGTTATACAATCCTTTCAACCGGAACAAATCCCCGATCTTCAACCGCAGAACATCGTCACGTTGGATAAAAAACGTCGAATCGGTATGCAAGACTCGTTCGCCTAAGTCAACCGAGGGATGGAATCGTAATACCACCTCACGAGCCGGTGCATCTTTCACGTCGAGTCGCACTGGATGTGGGACGAAGAAAAAACGTTTCACTTTAGGGTCAAGTATTTTTCGGTTAAAGGCTTCAACCATGCTGAAATCAACAACTGATTCCATCTTTGAGATTCCTTGTGAAAACACAAACTGCTTAATCGCCTCAGGGACAATACCACGTCGCTGCAACCCCCGCAACGTCGGCAAACGCACATCATCAAAACCAGAT of Candidatus Thermoplasmatota archaeon contains these proteins:
- a CDS encoding winged helix-turn-helix transcriptional regulator, with the translated sequence MMHQRNKVAVLLMLFFVFISVGNSVNAASFFRPDEGSSLLVTGAVIITVIAVILGFLFFYGGVKYVTPENVLDTEIRKNLYQYIDEYPGSHLREIARELSLKPSNAAWHLRKLEQTNLVRSRSIGGKKVYYLVEGGLESRQRAVAESILRNDNARRIMQYLYDHPGKHLLEIAHALELNHHVVKWHLKKMYEAELVEGDTSNSAYPVYYPTESGIQAFELYQEYSMKKVAA